One window of Dermacentor albipictus isolate Rhodes 1998 colony chromosome 9, USDA_Dalb.pri_finalv2, whole genome shotgun sequence genomic DNA carries:
- the LOC135896819 gene encoding ATP-binding cassette sub-family A member 17-like, whose protein sequence is MDECDFSCDRITIMVNGEATWLGTLQRLREKFGQGYRLEFLLKHTEAADAPKLKKAVAEVFPTAQLKDDNKNLLGYYLMEQIPWSELFTKVGQLQQNFPLEHVLVGENTLEDIFLNFARLQGCPSLPGGFA, encoded by the exons ATGGATgaatgcgacttttcatgcgacCGGATCACCATCATGGTCAACGGCGAAGCGACGTGGCTGGGCACGCTGCAGCGGCTACGCGAAAAGTTCGGCCAGGGCTACCGACTCGAGTTCCTGCTCAAGCACACGGAGGCGGCAGATGCGCCCAAGCTCAAGAAAGCTGTGGCAGAAGTCTTCCCCACAGCCCAGCTCAAGGACGACAACAAG AATCTTCTTGGCTACTACCTGATGGAGCAAATACCTTGGAGCGAGCTCTTTACCAAGGTGGGGCAACTCCAGCAAAATTTTCCCCTTGAACACGTCCTGGTCGGGGAGAACACCCTCGAAGACATATTCTTGAACTTTGCCAGATTGCAGGGATGTCCCTCTCTTCCTGGCGGTTTCGCTTAA